A region of the Muricauda sp. MAR_2010_75 genome:
ATAATTATTTTAATGATAAAATTAATCTATTGTTATGGTGATGGCAGTAACGTATGTTACACAAACTTTTTTCTGATTGTTAATCAATCAGTAAGCAGGGTGGAACGGGAACTTAAAAAAATCAAGGGGTAACAGCGCATTTGAGGAAAAGGTTGACATTACGAAATAACGTTACTGTTTTTAAATGACAACTTATGTATTTGAGAGTATCTTATTATGCAATAAATCTCTTGAATCCTTTTTTAAAGAAACTCTTGATAAATATTTCTTTTAATATTTTATGATTAGATTTGCTGTTTACGAAAGGAGATTGCTCATAGTAGTCTGTAATTCGGTTAGTGACAAAACATCAGCAAGGAAAAAGCTAGTAAAAATAAGGGATAGCGAATGGAGTTCGAATCCTTCCGCGATCACCAGTAATCATAGGGCCTCAGAGAGTTTCTCTTTCTGAGGCCTGTTTTTTTGCAAACAATTTGCAAAACCTTTATGATTTAAAAGTTATTCATTCAATATAGTTATATCATGACAGTTCTATCATGAATTTTTCAGCGAAACATCGGGTATAAGAACTAAATGCCATAATTGGGCTGAGATCAAAATTTAATTAGGCGTTATTTCATACTTTTATTCAATGTGGCACAACAAACATATTGCAACTGTTGTCTTGATGGTATATGGATTACTTTTTTATCCAAACTTGTACTGTAAAAACTCCTTGAATTCCTTAATTTATCAGCAATTACCAATATCAATAGATAATCCTTCCCCAAAGCCAGAGTATGTTTTGGAGCAGTTGGATAATACCTCTGGGATTTCACATAGTTCTGTCAACACTGTTTTTCAAGACTCGGACAATCTACTCTGGTTGGGTACTTGGGATGGCTTGAATAGATATGATGGGCGTACCTTCAAAGTGTTTAGGCCGGAAATCAACAATGATTTTTCCTTGAGCAATCAGGTTGTATTGAAGGTTACCGAAGATGAACACGGAAATATTTGGGTGTTGACCATGCATGGGATAAGCCGTTATGATAAACACACAGGCAATTTTGATCGTTTTTATTTTTCAAAAAAGGATAAGGCCACATTGACGGATACCGAGTTCAACATGGCATTGTCACCCGACAAGCAACTTTTTGCCTATGCCAAAGAATGGGGAATAGGTGTGTTTGATGGGGATGCCTTTCAAAAAATTTGGGAAGACACATTGTTGGAGTCATCAATTGTGCAGATGAAGTTTTTGGAAAAAGATAAGCTCCTCATTTTGGATGCATCGGGTCAACTATCAACCCTCCAACTTCAAAGGGAAACTGGAATAGTTAGGACTATGGGCCACTCCATAATCGCCGAAGATATCCTCAATTTCGAAACTCTTGGTAATGGAAGCATACTTGTAGTTGATTTCGATGGTACATCATTCATCTTTTCGATTGATGGTCCAAGACTGGAAAGACTCAATATTGACAAGCCTTGTTCAATAGTAGGCAATGTACAAGAAGGGGTGGTCATATCCACTGGATTTGATCATTATTTGGTTGGGTTAGATCATAAGCTTTCAGTTCCAAAATGGTTGGATATGCTAAAAGGGAACAAACTGACCACTCTCTTTCATGGATCGGAGGGCATTTATTGGGCAGCTACTGATGGTGAAGGAGTTTTTAAGGTACACCCTAAAAGTAAATCCTTCTATGGAGTGTCAAGTCAACAAGTGCCTGATTTTGAAGGGACAATTGTTCGTTCATTTCTTCAAATACCGAAGCATTCCCTATGGGTGGGGACCAAAGGGAACGGCGTATTTCGTTTTCAGCCTGATTTTTTGGATACCGAAACAAACGGATTCTCTTATGAGAACCTCAACCAGGGCAATAGCTCAATCAACAATGCTGTTTATTCCCTGCTTGTTACCAAGGATAGCCTATTGCTCATGGGTACAGATGGACAAGGTCTTTCATTGTTTGATTTGAAAAAAGATAAATTGATAGCTTGGGAAGATGTGGATGGGGTTCCTGGGCAGCCTCGATTCAAGTCCGTATATGCATTGTACCAAGACGAAGACGGGATTGTTTGGGCAGGCACCAGCGGGTATGGTGTTGTCCGACTTAAAATGAAACGAACCGATGATGGCGCTACATTGGAAAGTTTCGACCAATATATGGGAAACCGTGGAACAGAGGGGGAAATTAGCAGCAACATAATCTTCTCGATTGTACCAAGAGATGAACATTCGTTATGGATTGGAACACGTTTAGGGGGATTGAACCTCTTTAATAAGGAAAAAGGGACCTTTGAGGTGTATCGGCATGAGGGGGAAAATCCAAACAGTCTTTCAAATAATGACATATTGTGCATGCATAAGACCAATGATGGAGATTTGTGGATAGGCACAAGTTTTGGTCTCAACGTGTACAAAGGGGAGGGCACTTTTGCCCATTATACCGTAAATGAAGGATTGCCCAGCAACACCATACATGGGATCACTTCAGACACAGAGGGAAATCTATGGGTGAGCACAAATTACGGATTGTCCAAATTGGATGTTCATGAACAAGTTTTTTACAACTATACCAAAGAAGAAGGACTTCAGGACAATGAGTTTGGCGATGGTGCCGCCTATTCAGGGGTGGATTATATTTTTATGGGTGGCCGAAAGGGTTTTAATTATTTTATGCCTGAGCAAATAAATGTTTCGGAAAAAGTACCGAACCTGTTCATAGACAGAATCATTGGACAGGATGGAAGTGAACCATATTATAGAAACTTGGTAATAAGCCCGGAAGAGGGCTCCGCTCCTGTTATTAAATTGAAGCACGATCAAAACTTTCTCAACATCGAATTTTCCGCCCTCACTTTTATCAATAATAAAAAGTGTAGTTATGCATATCAATTGCAACGATTTGACCCAGAGTGGAACCAAATCGGAACACGTACCAATCTTTCCTTTACCAATATCCCACCCGGAAAATATTCATTGTGGCTCAAGTGGACCAATGGGGATGGGGTATGGAGTGCCCCAGTAGAAGCGGCACAGTTTCAGATTGCCCCGATATTTTGGCGTTCGGGCCTTGCTTGGACACTTTATGTATTGCTTTTTATCCTCTTTGTTCTTTTTGTTTTGGGCTATTATCAGAAAAGACAGTCCCTGCAACGCAGTATCCTTATAAGAAAACGGGAAGAAGAAGCCCATGAGAACAAACTTGACTTCTTTACCAATGTTGCCCATGAGTTACAGACACCTTTGACGTTGATGGTGGCGCCGATCCAACGCCTAGGGGAAACAATGCATTTTGATAACAAGGCAGGGAAGTATTTTGAAATGGTAAAGAAGAATACTTCCAGACTGCTTTTTCTGACCCATCAGATTTTGGAGTTTCGAAAAGCGGAAGATGGTCATTTAAATATAAAAAAGGAATATTTTGATCTGGTCAATTTGGCAGAACAGATAGCGGAACTTTTTGATGAACTCGCTCTAAAAAAGAACATCAACTATGTAGTGGACCTTCCCAAAAATCTTATGGGGTGGTTTGACAAAGATCTATTGGAGAAAATTATTTTCAATCTTCTTTCCAATGCCTTTAAATACACTCCGGTAAAGGGTTTGATCAAACTGGAAATAAAAATAGTGGAACTTGGAGACACAAAAAGGTTGGAACTGAATATTACCAATTCCGGTGATGGGATTCCCAAGGAAAAGTTGAAACAGATCTTTGAAAAATTTTATTTGTTGGAGCAGGATAAGGAAGTGGGGGCCAATATGTTCAGAACAGGGATAGGGCTTGCATACACCAAAAAATTAGTACAACTTTTGGAGGGCAGTATTTCTGTGGCAAGTAGTCCAGGAAAAACCACCACTTTTCATGTGGACTTTCCTTGTAACAACAAGGATGTACCCGAAGCTGAGGTTGTGGCCAAATCATTTACGATTTCCCCCCATCTTAAAAATATTGCCGATCAAGGAAAGGAGGAAAAGGGGATGGGAACCCTAAGCCATAAGCTGGATACGCTGGAGCAATTCAGCAACAAAGGAGAGAAATATATTCTTTTGGTGGAAGATGATCCTGAAGTACAGAATCTTTTGGAAGAATTGTTGGGGGACACGTATTATGTGCGCATGGCGACACATGGAAAAGAGGCTCTTGAGGAACTCAAAAACAGGGAACCAGATCTAATTGTGAGCGATGTCATGATGCCAATTATGGACGGCGTAGAGCTCTGTAAGCGGGTAAAGGGAAATCTCGATACTTGCCATATCCCTTTTATCATGCTAACGGCCAAAGACTCTATCAAAAATAAACTGGAAGGCATAGATAGTGGTGCAAATGATTATATATCAAAGCCCTTCCACCCAGATTACCTATTGTTGAGGATTCAAAAATTATTGGAAGAAAGGGAGCGCATTCAAAAGCATTTTTTACAGGGATCACCATTTGAAGATTTGGTCGGGCTGGCCACAGAAGATGAAGACCGTGTCTTTATTGAGGAGCTCATTGCTTTGGTAAATGACAATTTGGATAATGAAAAGCTCCAAAGTAGTTTTTTGGAACAAGAGTTGGGCATAAGTACCTCCAAGCTCTATAGGAAAACTAAGGAACTGATGGGCTTTTCCCCCGGTGATCTTATCAGGACCATGCGTTTGCGCCATGCCTCCCAACTACTACAAAAAACCAATTTAACGGTATCGGAAGTGTGTTTTCGTTCTGGCTTTAATAATAGGTCCTATTTTCATCGGGAATTCAAGAAATTATATCAAAAAACACCAAAAGATTTCCAATTGTTCCATAAGAGGAGCATAGATGAACAAGCAACCACACAAATACCTTCATCATAAACTATGCAACCATCCTGCAACAACTACAAAGTTTAGGTATATCATTTCTATATAAAAAAAGTTGGTGACAAAGGCCTTCTATTGGAACAATAAGCCACCCTTTGTATTTATCTATCTGATATTAAGAGATATAAAAGGAAGTGTACACTTTTGGAAGTATTGTGCACACCCTGGTACAAGACCCCTCTATATATTTGAATAGGTTGAGAATTTCACAAATTACCAACTGCTTAAATGCACATTAACAAACTTAAACAAACTAATATTGCGAAAAATGAAATCTAACCCAATCTTAAAAGTAATGGCCATCACCTTCTTCCTGATAATGGGGATGGTTCGCGCACATGCCCAGAAAAATATCACAGGTTATGTGTCAGATGGAAAGGTTCCCATACCAGGAGCCAGTATTGTGGTAAAAGGAACCTCAAATGGGACAGCGTGCGATTTTGATGGAAATTTCTCCTTGGAGAACGTCGGGCCTGATGATGTGCTGGTAATTACCAGTATTGGATTTGTTGCCCAAGAAGTATCTGTGGGGAGCAAAAGTTTTATTGAGGTTGTCTTGACAGAAGACACACAAAAACTCGGAGAGGTTGTCCTGGTCGGGTATACCACCCAAAAGAAAGCAGATCTAACAGGGGCAGTGGCCGTTGTGGATGTGGAGAGATTGGAAAAAACCCGAGTACCCAATGTATCTCAGGCACTTCAAGGACAGGTTGCTGGGGTTCAAGTTACAGCGAGTACTGGGGCGCCTGGTGATCCTGTAGAGATTCGAATTCGTGGAGAAGGTACCATTGGGAACAATGATCCCTTGTATGTTGTGGATGGGATTCCATCACGGGATATTTCATTTATGAACCAAGCGGACATCAAATCCATCACGGTATTAAAAGATGCAGCAGCAGCATCTATTTATGGCTCTCGGGCCTCCGGTGGTGTTGTCCTGATTACCACAAAACAGGGGGAGAAAGGAAAAATGTCCTTTAATGTCGATTACTTCAATGGTTTTAATAAGGCTGTAAATCTACCGGATTTGCTCAATGCCGATCAATATATCAATACACTGGAAACGGCATGGAACAATACCTACACAGGGGATAACCCATACACAGCAGATCGTGGACGTTCAGATTTTGCCAATACCAATTGGTTGGATGAACTATTTGAGACCGGACATTCACAAAATCTACAATTGACCGCTAGTGGCGGCAATGAAAAGTTACAGTATTTAATGTCATTGGGGTATTATGGCCAAGATGGTATTGTGGTTTACGACAATGACAAGTATCAAAGAATCAACTATCGCACGAACATAAGTGCTGATTTGAACGATCGTCTAAAAGTGGGAACCAACTTGCAACTTTCCTATGATAAACGAGACTTGGTAGCTTCCCGGGGAGAAAGCCTAATTCGGTATGCGTTACTACGTGCCCCTGTAATTCCAGTTTATAAGGATGTGAATGACCCTACCTATTCGGAAAGGGACCCTTTCACGGACATGCCCTTTTTTACCGAAACAGGATATGATGTTGGACTACAGCGAAGTATGTATGAAATGGTTGGCAACCCAATAGCACGGGCTTACTTCACGGACAATACTGAAAGAACATATAGAACATTCGGCAATGTCTTTGGCGAATACCGTTTCTTGAAGGACAAGAACTTGACTTTCAGAACCAATGTTGGTATAGACCTCTCTTTTTTTCACAACAAGGTGTTCAATGAAAATTATGGAGATGACGATGGTGGGGGCAATCCCATTGATGCAGGTCTGGGAAGACAGAATCGTCCCAATAGCTTAAATGAATCTAGAGGAGAGGCTTTTACCTTGACAATTAACAACACCCTTAACTACAAGACCGTACTGGGTGAAAAGCATAGCTTGAGTGCATTGTTGGGAATGGAGTACATTACCAATTATGCTTCCTCTATAGGTGCAAGCAGGGCCCGGTTCCCATATACCAATGACGAATTTCGTTACTTGGACTATGGCGGAACGGAGCTTGATCTATGGAATAGCGGTTCGGCATCGGAATGGGCACTTTTCTCTTATTTCGGATCAGCTTCCTATTCCTTTGACAATAAGTACATGCTCACAGCCAACTTGAGGGCAGATGCTTCCTCCAGATTTGCCGAGAATAACCAATGGGGATATTTCCCTTCCGTATCTGCAGGTTGGAAGATTTCCGATGAAACCTTTTTGAAGGAGGTGGACTGGTTGTCCAATCTAAAACTAAGGGCCAGTTGGGGTATTCTTGGAAACCAAGAAATTGACAACTATACCTATCTTACACTTATCAGCCAAGAAAATGGTATTGTCAAGACCAACCGTTTTGGGAATCCAGACTTGAAATGGGAAAGCTCCGAACAAACCAATTTTGGGGTTGATGCTGGACTTTTCCAAAACAAACTGAACATCACGGTAGAGTATTTCAACAAATATACCAGTGACATTTTATTGCCCATAAGCTTACCTTCTGTGGTAGGGAATGTGCAACCTACCATTCTAAATGCCGGAGAGGTGAGAAATAAAGGATTTGAGTTTTCCGTCGGGTATCAAAACTCCGAAAGGAAGTTCAAGTATGGCATTAATGCCAATATGGCTACTTTGGACAACAAAGTGGAGAAACTTCATCCCAACCTGCCAAATATTGTGGGCGAAGTAACGCGCACTACGGTTGGGCAGCCCTTGAATGCCTATTATGGGTATCAAATGGAGGGAATTTATCAAAATCAGGCAGAGATCGACCAACATCTGAGCGGTACAGCCAATCCTACTGCAAAACCAGGTGACATTAGGTTCAAGGACCTGAATGGGGATGGAATTATAAGTGCCGATAATGATCGCGGTTTCATAGGGGCTCCAATCCCAGAGCTTACTTTCGGGTTGTCCTTCACATCATCTTACCAAGGATGGGACTTTTCATTCCTTTTCCAAGGAGTTGAGGGAGTGGACCGTTACAACGACGGAAAGAAAATAGTGGATTACGATACGCGCCCATTTAACTTCACCACGGCCATATTGAATGCATGGAATGGTGAAAACAGTACCAATAGCATTCCCAGAGTGGCTTTTGAAGATAACGGGAGCAGTAGGATATCCAGCATTTTTGTAGAAGATGCGTCCTATATCAGGCTAAAGAACATTGAACTGGGCTATAGCCTGAAAGAAATCAAGGGAATCAATAGCCTCAGGTTCTATTTGTCCGGTCAGAATCTGTGGACCATTACGGATTATTCTGGACTTGATCCAGAAACTACAGATTTGATAGATAAGGGTACATATCCTAGTTCTGCCTCTGTTTTGTTGGGTATAAATGCAAAATTCTAATCACAAAAAAATCAAAATGAAAAAGCTATATAAAAATCTTCTGTTCATTGTTCCGTTTGCGGTTGCAGTTTCCTGTACCAGTGAGCTGGATAACGACCCCATTGGTTTACTTACTTTGGACCAAGTGGATACTGACCCTACATTGGAAACTGTGGAATCCGCTGTGGAATCTGCCTATTATCCATTGAGAAATACGCTTAACAGTATAATACCCGACTGGCGATGGGACTTGGGGACCGTATTCCGGAACGATATCATCCTACAAGACATGGCTGCCAACGATATGAACAAAAAATGGAACCCTGACGGCGATCAAGCATGGATGGATGAAATTGGCAACTTTGTATTTACACCAGAAAACCAAGC
Encoded here:
- a CDS encoding TonB-dependent receptor, which codes for MKSNPILKVMAITFFLIMGMVRAHAQKNITGYVSDGKVPIPGASIVVKGTSNGTACDFDGNFSLENVGPDDVLVITSIGFVAQEVSVGSKSFIEVVLTEDTQKLGEVVLVGYTTQKKADLTGAVAVVDVERLEKTRVPNVSQALQGQVAGVQVTASTGAPGDPVEIRIRGEGTIGNNDPLYVVDGIPSRDISFMNQADIKSITVLKDAAAASIYGSRASGGVVLITTKQGEKGKMSFNVDYFNGFNKAVNLPDLLNADQYINTLETAWNNTYTGDNPYTADRGRSDFANTNWLDELFETGHSQNLQLTASGGNEKLQYLMSLGYYGQDGIVVYDNDKYQRINYRTNISADLNDRLKVGTNLQLSYDKRDLVASRGESLIRYALLRAPVIPVYKDVNDPTYSERDPFTDMPFFTETGYDVGLQRSMYEMVGNPIARAYFTDNTERTYRTFGNVFGEYRFLKDKNLTFRTNVGIDLSFFHNKVFNENYGDDDGGGNPIDAGLGRQNRPNSLNESRGEAFTLTINNTLNYKTVLGEKHSLSALLGMEYITNYASSIGASRARFPYTNDEFRYLDYGGTELDLWNSGSASEWALFSYFGSASYSFDNKYMLTANLRADASSRFAENNQWGYFPSVSAGWKISDETFLKEVDWLSNLKLRASWGILGNQEIDNYTYLTLISQENGIVKTNRFGNPDLKWESSEQTNFGVDAGLFQNKLNITVEYFNKYTSDILLPISLPSVVGNVQPTILNAGEVRNKGFEFSVGYQNSERKFKYGINANMATLDNKVEKLHPNLPNIVGEVTRTTVGQPLNAYYGYQMEGIYQNQAEIDQHLSGTANPTAKPGDIRFKDLNGDGIISADNDRGFIGAPIPELTFGLSFTSSYQGWDFSFLFQGVEGVDRYNDGKKIVDYDTRPFNFTTAILNAWNGENSTNSIPRVAFEDNGSSRISSIFVEDASYIRLKNIELGYSLKEIKGINSLRFYLSGQNLWTITDYSGLDPETTDLIDKGTYPSSASVLLGINAKF
- a CDS encoding two-component regulator propeller domain-containing protein, yielding MWHNKHIATVVLMVYGLLFYPNLYCKNSLNSLIYQQLPISIDNPSPKPEYVLEQLDNTSGISHSSVNTVFQDSDNLLWLGTWDGLNRYDGRTFKVFRPEINNDFSLSNQVVLKVTEDEHGNIWVLTMHGISRYDKHTGNFDRFYFSKKDKATLTDTEFNMALSPDKQLFAYAKEWGIGVFDGDAFQKIWEDTLLESSIVQMKFLEKDKLLILDASGQLSTLQLQRETGIVRTMGHSIIAEDILNFETLGNGSILVVDFDGTSFIFSIDGPRLERLNIDKPCSIVGNVQEGVVISTGFDHYLVGLDHKLSVPKWLDMLKGNKLTTLFHGSEGIYWAATDGEGVFKVHPKSKSFYGVSSQQVPDFEGTIVRSFLQIPKHSLWVGTKGNGVFRFQPDFLDTETNGFSYENLNQGNSSINNAVYSLLVTKDSLLLMGTDGQGLSLFDLKKDKLIAWEDVDGVPGQPRFKSVYALYQDEDGIVWAGTSGYGVVRLKMKRTDDGATLESFDQYMGNRGTEGEISSNIIFSIVPRDEHSLWIGTRLGGLNLFNKEKGTFEVYRHEGENPNSLSNNDILCMHKTNDGDLWIGTSFGLNVYKGEGTFAHYTVNEGLPSNTIHGITSDTEGNLWVSTNYGLSKLDVHEQVFYNYTKEEGLQDNEFGDGAAYSGVDYIFMGGRKGFNYFMPEQINVSEKVPNLFIDRIIGQDGSEPYYRNLVISPEEGSAPVIKLKHDQNFLNIEFSALTFINNKKCSYAYQLQRFDPEWNQIGTRTNLSFTNIPPGKYSLWLKWTNGDGVWSAPVEAAQFQIAPIFWRSGLAWTLYVLLFILFVLFVLGYYQKRQSLQRSILIRKREEEAHENKLDFFTNVAHELQTPLTLMVAPIQRLGETMHFDNKAGKYFEMVKKNTSRLLFLTHQILEFRKAEDGHLNIKKEYFDLVNLAEQIAELFDELALKKNINYVVDLPKNLMGWFDKDLLEKIIFNLLSNAFKYTPVKGLIKLEIKIVELGDTKRLELNITNSGDGIPKEKLKQIFEKFYLLEQDKEVGANMFRTGIGLAYTKKLVQLLEGSISVASSPGKTTTFHVDFPCNNKDVPEAEVVAKSFTISPHLKNIADQGKEEKGMGTLSHKLDTLEQFSNKGEKYILLVEDDPEVQNLLEELLGDTYYVRMATHGKEALEELKNREPDLIVSDVMMPIMDGVELCKRVKGNLDTCHIPFIMLTAKDSIKNKLEGIDSGANDYISKPFHPDYLLLRIQKLLEERERIQKHFLQGSPFEDLVGLATEDEDRVFIEELIALVNDNLDNEKLQSSFLEQELGISTSKLYRKTKELMGFSPGDLIRTMRLRHASQLLQKTNLTVSEVCFRSGFNNRSYFHREFKKLYQKTPKDFQLFHKRSIDEQATTQIPSS